In Haematobia irritans isolate KBUSLIRL chromosome 1, ASM5000362v1, whole genome shotgun sequence, a genomic segment contains:
- the LOC142222720 gene encoding mitochondrial 2-oxoglutarate/malate carrier protein: MSSQQNEQQTQAAKKNIPNGLKFVFGGGAGMGATLIVQPFDLVKTRMQISGAGSGKKEFRNSFHCMQTVISKEGPFGLYQGIGAALLRQATYTTGRLGMFSYLNDAYKSHFNKDPNVSASMLMGVIAGACGAFIGTPAEVALVRMASDGRLPLAERRNYKNVFNALARITSEEGLATLWRGSLPTVGRAMVVNMTQLASYSQFKTYFRTGPMQMEEGIKLHFCASMLSGLLTTIASMPLDIAKTRIQNQKYVDGKPEYRGTFDVLGRVLRQEGVLALWKGFTPYYCRLGPHTVLTFIFLEQLNQAYFTFAAKKNL; this comes from the coding sequence ATGTCATCTCAACAAAATGAACAACAAACTCAGGCCGCCAAAAAGAATATTCCAAATGGTTTGAAATTCGTTTTCGGTGGTGGAGCCGGTATGGGTGCCACACTTATTGTCCAACCCTTCGATTTGGTAAAGACACGCATGCAAATTTCGGGTGCCGGTAGTGGGAAAAAAGAATTCCGCAACTCCTTCCATTGCATGCAGACTGTGATAAGCAAGGAGGGACCCTTTGGTTTGTATCAAGGAATTGGCGCCGCTTTGTTGCGTCAAGCTACCTACACCACCGGTCGTTTGGGAATGTTCTCCTACCTCAATGATGCCTATAAGAGTCATTTCAACAAAGATCCCAATGTGTCGGCCAGTATGTTGATGGGCGTTATTGCCGGTGCTTGTGGTGCATTCATTGGTACTCCTGCCGAAGTTGCCTTGGTGCGTATGGCGTCCGATGGCCGTCTGCCTTTGGCGGAGAGACGTAACTACAAGAATGTCTTCAATGCCTTGGCCCGAATTACCAGCGAAGAAGGTTTGGCCACATTATGGCGTGGCAGTTTACCAACCGTGGGTCGTGCCATGGTGGTCAATATGACACAACTTGCCTCCTACTCACAATTCAAAACCTATTTCCGCACTGGACCCATGCAAATGGAGGAGGGCATCAAATTGCATTTCTGTGCCAGTATGTTATCCGGTCTATTGACCACCATTGCCTCCATGCCTTTGGATATTGCCAAGACACGTATACAAAATCAGAAATATGTTGATGGTAAGCCTGAATATCGTGGTACTTTTGATGTCTTGGGTCGTGTATTGCGTCAAGAGGGTGTCTTGGCCTTGTGGAAGGGCTTCACTCCATACTACTGCCGTCTGGGACCACACACAGTTTTGACTTTCATTTTCCTGGAACAATTGAATCAAGCCTATTTCACATTTGCTGCCAAAAAGAATCTGTGA